One genomic region from Phragmites australis chromosome 1, lpPhrAust1.1, whole genome shotgun sequence encodes:
- the LOC133912944 gene encoding uncharacterized protein LOC133912944: MDYFGSDTFTKVGYNNWKNALKSFNAHVGGPNSAHNNARKHAIDFKNQRRSVAHVWSEKSTEKEEQYKARLAIVLGVVRFLLLQAHAFHGHDESLSLSNKGNLLEMLEWYKGKDPKAASVFGENAPGNNQMTSHKIQKDLVKACANETRNAIISEMGGRLFAVLVDESHDKLIKEQMTVILRYVNEQGHAIERFLGVKHVTETASSLKEALDSMFAKYGLSISQLRGQGYDGDSNMRGQLHGLQRRVLDENPYAFYIHCFAHQLQLVVISVAKCCSSVLDFFNYVTLIVSIVSASCKRKDQLLQDQHEKNC; the protein is encoded by the exons ATGGACTACTTTGGGAGCGATACATTCACCAAAGTAGGTTATAATAATTGGAAGAATGCATTGAAATCTTTTAATGCTCATGTTGGGGGACCAAATAGTGCTCACAACAATGCAAGGAAGCATGCCATTGATTTCAAAAATCAGAGACGAAGTGTGGCTCATGTGTGGTCGGAGAAAAGCACAGAGAAGGAGGAGCAATATAAAGCTCGCTTGGCTATTGTTCTAGGAGTTGTAAGATTTCTCCTTTTACAAGCTCATGCTTTTCATGGGCATGATGAGTCTTTAAGCTTAAGCAATAAAGGAAACTTGCTAGAGATGTTGGAATGGTACAAAGGGAAGGATCCCAAAGCTGCAAGTGTATTTGGTGAGAATGCTCCTGGGAATAATCAAATGACTTCCCACAAGATACAAAAGGATTTGGTGAAGGCTTGTGCAAATGAGACAAGGAATGCTATTATTTCTGAGATGGGAGGGCGTCTTTTTGCGGTGCTTGTTGATGAGTCTCATGATAAATTAATAAAAGAGCAAATGACAGTGATTTTGAG GTATGTCAATGAGCAAGGGCATGCAATTGAGAGGTTCCTTGGGGTTAAGCATGTAACAGAGACTGCATCTTCGCTTAAAGAAGCTTTGGATTCTATGTTTGCAAAATATGGTTTATCTATTTCTCAATTGCGAGGTCAAGGATATGATGGAGATTCAAATATGAGAGGTCAGCTTCATGGGTTACAAAGGCGTGTATTGGATGAAAACCCCTATGCATTTTACATCCATTGTTTTGCTCATCAATTACAATTAGTGGTTATTTCTGTTGCCAAGTGTTGTAGTTCAGTGCTTGATTTCTTCAACTATGTTACTTTGATTGTTAGCATTGTTAGTGCTTCTTGCAAAAGGAAAGATCAACTTCTCCAAGATcaacatgaaaaaaattgttga